The Thalassotalea sp. HSM 43 genome window below encodes:
- a CDS encoding glycine C-acetyltransferase translates to MSANFLNHLQQQIEQVKEEGLYKSERVITTAQKADIAVNTGEEVINFCANNYLGLANHPELIKAAKAGLDDHGFGMASVRFICGTQDIHKTLENKLSAFLGMEDTILYSSCFDANAGLFETILGPEDAIISDALNHASIIDGVRLCKAKRFRYANNNMEDLEAQLIAATEAGARFKLIATDGVFSMDGVIANLKGVCDLADKYDAMVMVDDSHAVGFVGEDGRGSHEYCEVMDRVDIITGTLGKAMGGASGGYTSGKKEIVEWLRQRSRPYLFSNSLAPAIVSASIRVIDMLADGGELRTTLKDNAAYFRNKMEAAGFTCAGADHAIVPVMLGDAKIAAEMADRLLAQGIYVIGFSFPVVPKGQARIRTQISAAHSKAQLDKAIDAFIRIGKEMGVI, encoded by the coding sequence ATGTCAGCAAATTTCCTCAACCACCTGCAACAACAAATCGAGCAGGTTAAAGAAGAAGGTCTATACAAATCTGAGCGTGTTATTACCACGGCGCAAAAAGCCGATATTGCGGTAAATACTGGTGAAGAAGTTATTAATTTTTGTGCGAACAATTATTTGGGTCTGGCGAATCACCCAGAACTGATCAAGGCCGCTAAAGCCGGTTTAGATGATCATGGTTTTGGTATGGCATCAGTACGCTTTATTTGTGGTACCCAAGACATCCATAAAACACTAGAGAATAAACTAAGTGCCTTTTTGGGTATGGAAGATACCATTCTTTATTCGTCATGTTTCGATGCCAACGCCGGTTTGTTCGAAACCATTCTTGGTCCAGAAGATGCAATCATCTCTGATGCCTTGAACCACGCTTCAATTATTGATGGTGTGCGCCTTTGTAAAGCGAAACGTTTTCGTTATGCCAACAACAACATGGAAGACTTAGAAGCGCAGCTTATTGCGGCCACAGAAGCCGGTGCTCGCTTTAAGTTAATTGCTACCGATGGCGTATTCTCGATGGACGGCGTTATTGCCAACCTTAAAGGTGTTTGTGATTTAGCTGATAAATACGATGCGATGGTCATGGTTGATGACTCACACGCCGTCGGTTTTGTTGGTGAAGATGGTCGTGGTTCGCACGAATACTGCGAAGTAATGGATCGTGTTGATATCATTACCGGTACCCTAGGTAAAGCCATGGGTGGTGCATCAGGTGGTTACACATCTGGTAAAAAAGAGATTGTCGAATGGTTGCGTCAGCGTTCTCGTCCATATTTGTTCTCGAACTCTTTAGCTCCGGCTATTGTTAGCGCCTCAATCCGCGTTATTGATATGCTTGCTGATGGTGGCGAATTACGTACAACGTTAAAAGATAATGCCGCTTACTTCCGCAATAAAATGGAAGCTGCAGGCTTTACCTGTGCCGGTGCAGACCACGCTATCGTACCTGTGATGTTAGGCGATGCGAAAATTGCAGCTGAAATGGCCGACCGCTTATTAGCACAAGGGATTTACGTTATTGGTTTCTCTTTCCCAGTCGTACCGAAAGGCCAAGCACGTATTCGTACACAAATTTCTGCAGCGCATAGTAAAGCGCAATTGGACAAAGCCATCGATGCGTTCATTCGTATCGGTAAAGAAATGGGCGTGATCTAA
- the tdh gene encoding L-threonine 3-dehydrogenase, giving the protein MKSLAKLKPETGIWMTDSPMPEVGPNDLLIKIKKTAICGTDIHIYNWDEWSQKTVPVPMVVGHEYAGVVIGMGSEVKGFAEGDRVSGEGHITCGHCRNCRAGRTHLCNNTIGVGVDRTGCFAEYLVIPAFNAFKLPDEVPDELASIFDPFGNAVHTALSFDLVGEDVLITGAGPIGIMAAAVAKHVGARHVVITDINEYRLDLARKMGATRAVNVANENLPDVMKELGMTEGFDVALEMSGVPSAFHAMLDSMNNGGKIAMLGIPGQDMAIDWAKVIFKGLVIKGIYGREMFETWYKMASLIQSGLDISPIITHEFGIDEFQQGFDAMLSGNSGKVILNWD; this is encoded by the coding sequence ATGAAATCTTTAGCAAAATTAAAACCAGAAACCGGCATTTGGATGACAGACTCACCAATGCCAGAAGTAGGTCCAAATGATCTACTGATTAAAATTAAGAAAACCGCTATTTGTGGTACTGACATTCACATTTACAACTGGGATGAATGGTCACAAAAGACCGTTCCAGTGCCTATGGTTGTTGGTCATGAATACGCCGGTGTCGTGATTGGTATGGGCAGTGAAGTAAAAGGCTTTGCTGAAGGTGATCGCGTTTCTGGCGAAGGTCATATTACCTGTGGGCATTGTCGTAACTGTCGTGCTGGTCGTACCCACTTATGTAACAACACCATAGGTGTTGGTGTCGATCGCACCGGTTGTTTTGCCGAGTACTTGGTGATTCCAGCCTTTAATGCCTTTAAATTACCGGACGAAGTGCCAGATGAATTGGCGTCAATTTTTGACCCATTTGGTAACGCCGTACATACTGCGTTGTCATTTGATTTGGTCGGCGAAGATGTGTTGATCACAGGCGCAGGCCCAATCGGTATTATGGCAGCAGCGGTTGCCAAACACGTTGGTGCACGCCATGTCGTGATCACCGACATCAATGAATACCGTCTAGATTTGGCCCGTAAAATGGGCGCAACACGCGCCGTAAATGTTGCCAATGAAAACTTGCCAGATGTTATGAAAGAACTCGGCATGACCGAAGGCTTTGATGTTGCATTAGAAATGTCTGGTGTGCCATCAGCATTTCACGCCATGCTCGATAGCATGAACAATGGCGGTAAGATTGCCATGCTCGGTATTCCGGGTCAGGATATGGCTATCGACTGGGCGAAAGTGATATTCAAAGGTTTGGTTATCAAAGGCATTTACGGTCGTGAAATGTTTGAAACCTGGTACAAAATGGCGAGCTTGATCCAATCTGGTTTGGACATCAGCCCTATCATTACCCACGAGTTTGGCATTGACGAATTCCAGCAAGGCTTTGATGCCATGCTGTCGGGTAATTCCGGTAAGGTTATTCTTAACTGGGATTAA
- the glpE gene encoding thiosulfate sulfurtransferase GlpE → MHGEQSSFKHLHIDDVYNTLDTDKFVIVDIRDPQSFTNGRIPGAIQLSNENLGDFLRDADFDAPTVVCCYHGISSQQAAQFLIGHDFSDVYSLDGGFDLWSRSYPDKVER, encoded by the coding sequence GTGCACGGCGAACAAAGCAGTTTTAAACATTTGCATATCGATGATGTCTATAACACCTTAGACACAGACAAATTTGTCATTGTCGATATCCGCGACCCACAGTCATTTACCAATGGTCGCATCCCCGGTGCTATCCAATTAAGTAATGAAAATCTTGGTGATTTTTTACGTGATGCAGATTTTGATGCGCCAACCGTTGTCTGTTGCTACCATGGCATTTCCAGCCAACAAGCAGCACAATTTTTAATTGGCCACGATTTCAGTGACGTGTATTCATTAGATGGTGGCTTTGATTTATGGTCACGTAGCTACCCAGATAAAGTTGAGCGCTAA
- the glpG gene encoding rhomboid family intramembrane serine protease GlpG, whose translation MQPFVNINHQAMAKIFASYLNSIGIATRVTDAQDDNGQRDGYTLWCEEQHMAQARIEFEQFRQNPGASKYQSSAWNSGASVSLPSSGSWLTLKNSFIANAGPLTLIIFAICWLVYLATFVVFGDSLYQLVLFNQFGDIEQTISQPWRFITPALFHYGLLHIAFNTMWWWQLGGQIEKQLGSSWLMAIFMISAIVSNVSQFYVSGPNFGGLSGVVYAVFGFVWWFGYLNPGRGIGISQSLIGFMLFWLVLGFTDFMPINVANTAHLMGLISGSLLAFVYNYQDSKAR comes from the coding sequence ATGCAGCCGTTTGTTAATATCAATCATCAAGCCATGGCAAAAATATTTGCCAGCTACCTAAATAGCATAGGCATTGCCACGCGCGTCACCGATGCGCAAGACGATAATGGCCAACGTGATGGTTATACCCTGTGGTGTGAAGAGCAGCACATGGCGCAAGCGCGCATTGAGTTTGAACAATTCAGACAAAATCCTGGGGCCAGTAAATACCAATCATCGGCTTGGAATAGCGGCGCCTCGGTATCATTGCCATCAAGTGGTAGCTGGCTAACACTCAAAAACAGTTTTATTGCCAACGCCGGCCCGCTCACCTTGATTATTTTTGCCATCTGTTGGTTGGTATATCTTGCCACCTTCGTCGTTTTTGGTGACAGCCTGTATCAACTGGTGCTATTCAATCAGTTCGGTGATATTGAGCAAACGATTTCTCAGCCTTGGCGGTTTATCACCCCTGCGCTGTTTCACTACGGCTTATTGCATATTGCTTTTAACACCATGTGGTGGTGGCAACTTGGCGGTCAAATTGAAAAACAACTGGGCAGTAGCTGGTTAATGGCGATTTTTATGATCTCCGCCATCGTTTCTAACGTCAGTCAATTTTATGTCTCCGGCCCTAATTTTGGCGGCTTATCGGGTGTGGTTTATGCCGTATTTGGTTTTGTCTGGTGGTTTGGTTACTTAAATCCAGGGCGCGGCATCGGTATATCTCAGTCGCTGATTGGCTTTATGCTATTTTGGCTGGTGCTTGGTTTTACCGATTTCATGCCAATTAATGTTGCTAATACAGCGCACCTAATGGGCTTGATCAGTGGCTCATTACTGGCCTTTGTATATAACTACCAAGACTCTAAAGCGAGATAA